The following are encoded together in the bacterium genome:
- a CDS encoding glutathione S-transferase N-terminal domain-containing protein produces MIDLYTWTTPNGRKVSIMLEETGLPYRVHAIDLRAGHQHSDVYRDINPNQRIPAIVDHDLPDGPLTVFESGAILIYLAEKTGRFLPGEVRARSRAVQWLMFQMAGIGPMLGQANHFATQAPEPIPYATKRYFDESLRLLAVLDRRLGEHDYLAGDYTIADMATYPWVVSAWPLLKALPPEQCGPMAHVGAWLERVGERPAVQRGMKVPAV; encoded by the coding sequence ATGATCGATCTCTACACCTGGACGACGCCGAACGGGCGCAAGGTCTCCATCATGCTGGAGGAGACCGGCCTGCCGTATCGGGTGCACGCCATCGACCTGCGGGCCGGGCACCAGCACAGCGACGTCTACCGCGACATCAATCCCAACCAGCGCATCCCGGCGATCGTCGACCACGATCTGCCGGACGGGCCGCTGACGGTCTTCGAGTCGGGCGCCATCCTCATCTACCTGGCCGAGAAGACCGGTCGGTTCCTTCCCGGCGAGGTGCGGGCGCGCAGCCGCGCCGTGCAGTGGCTGATGTTCCAGATGGCGGGGATCGGACCGATGCTCGGGCAGGCGAACCACTTCGCCACCCAGGCGCCGGAGCCCATCCCGTACGCCACCAAGCGCTATTTCGACGAATCGCTGCGCCTGCTGGCGGTGCTCGACCGCCGGCTCGGCGAGCACGACTACCTCGCCGGCGACTACACCATCGCCGACATGGCGACTTATCCCTGGGTGGTCAGCGCCTGGCCGCTGCTGAAGGCGCTGCCCCCCGAGCAGTGCGGGCCGATGGCGCACGTCGGCGCGTGGCTCGAGCGGGTGGGGGAGCGGCCGGCCGTGCAGCGGGGCATGAAGGTGCCCGCCGTCTGA